A single region of the Deinococcus malanensis genome encodes:
- a CDS encoding phospholipase D-like domain-containing protein: protein MAVTDPNYWFLGPDKLSLTPHYTSGNAVEALIDGAAYFTHLAGQLDRMEAGDEVHLSGWRVTASERLRPDLPGSPTLAATLGRLSARGVRVRALLWRFPFPPAGWILSRFRDNVVFARQVRRNGGEAVLDGRLRRDVPSSHHQKAVVLRSGEQVQAYVGGIDLCRGRWDTPVHAERPKELQGDFESWHDVQCVVTGQAATQVWDNFTQRWNDRTLPGRFDAPPSPIRTPRPEGQRCGQQHVQVLRTLASGVYPFAPQGDQSLRQAYERAIEQAEHYIYIEDQLIWPSSLTERLCDAAARGVKVMLVMTRVYELPGVAAFHNTLRHQVLEQIRSAAPHNVHLFHLRQRSRRRGIYLHSKLLVVDNCFAIVGSMNVSRRSCATDSELALAVVDGQTISGRMGGQTVDVCGFARSLRLALWSEHLGLPEGDLDDPLEALSAWPSGPDGTQQHHVVVHQVPVPRLPVPALIAGLLNPGQRTSRAGGRTLLTSEGQDPDRSRRHPVRKL, encoded by the coding sequence ATGGCCGTTACTGACCCAAATTACTGGTTTCTTGGGCCTGACAAGCTCTCTCTTACGCCCCATTACACCAGCGGCAACGCGGTTGAAGCCCTGATTGACGGCGCGGCGTACTTCACCCACCTGGCTGGTCAGCTGGACAGAATGGAAGCAGGAGACGAGGTGCACCTCTCCGGGTGGAGAGTGACGGCTTCGGAACGCCTGCGGCCTGACCTGCCCGGGTCCCCCACCCTGGCCGCGACCTTGGGGAGGCTGAGTGCGAGGGGCGTACGGGTGCGGGCCCTGTTGTGGCGGTTTCCTTTTCCACCAGCCGGATGGATTCTGTCCCGCTTTCGTGACAATGTGGTCTTCGCTCGGCAGGTGCGCCGGAACGGTGGAGAGGCCGTACTGGATGGGCGGCTGCGGCGGGACGTGCCGAGCTCGCATCACCAGAAGGCGGTCGTGCTGCGCTCAGGAGAGCAGGTGCAGGCGTATGTCGGTGGAATCGACCTGTGCCGTGGACGGTGGGACACGCCTGTCCATGCGGAACGTCCCAAAGAGCTTCAAGGGGACTTCGAGTCCTGGCACGACGTGCAATGCGTGGTAACGGGGCAGGCCGCCACGCAGGTGTGGGACAACTTCACCCAGCGGTGGAATGACCGCACGCTCCCGGGACGCTTTGATGCGCCACCGAGCCCCATCCGGACTCCGCGACCGGAGGGTCAGCGCTGTGGGCAGCAGCATGTCCAAGTACTCCGCACCCTGGCTTCCGGTGTGTACCCTTTCGCGCCTCAGGGAGATCAGAGCCTGCGTCAGGCGTATGAGCGGGCCATTGAGCAGGCAGAACACTATATCTACATCGAGGATCAACTGATCTGGCCCAGTAGCCTCACCGAACGCCTGTGTGATGCGGCCGCCCGGGGTGTCAAGGTCATGCTGGTTATGACCCGGGTGTACGAACTGCCTGGAGTGGCGGCTTTTCATAACACGCTGCGCCATCAGGTTCTTGAACAGATTCGTTCCGCAGCACCGCACAACGTCCACCTGTTTCACCTTCGGCAGCGTTCCCGCCGGCGCGGTATCTACCTGCACTCAAAGCTGCTGGTCGTGGATAACTGCTTTGCCATCGTGGGTTCGATGAACGTCAGCCGCCGCAGCTGTGCCACAGACTCGGAACTGGCCCTCGCGGTTGTGGACGGCCAGACGATCTCCGGACGCATGGGGGGGCAAACGGTGGACGTCTGCGGCTTTGCCCGGAGTTTGCGGCTGGCGCTATGGAGTGAACATCTGGGACTGCCTGAAGGTGACCTTGACGACCCCCTTGAAGCGCTGAGTGCCTGGCCATCCGGACCAGATGGAACACAGCAGCACCACGTGGTCGTTCATCAGGTTCCGGTGCCACGTCTGCCAGTGCCTGCCCTGATCGCGGGTCTGCTGAACCCAGGGCAGCGGACCTCCAGGGCAGGTGGGCGCACTCTACTCACGTCTGAGGGCCAAGACCCTGATCGTTCCCGGCGCCATCCGGTCCGGAAGCTTTGA
- a CDS encoding response regulator: MKTFVLLVEDNLLDLELAQIALKASDICCEVQVAQDGAEALDALRQQRVRPTLVLLDLNMPRVNGLEVLRAMQEDEDLRQIPVVVFTTSAEPVDLAACLAAGALEYLVKPVDPDDLIVILNQLHQRWLSPAAGLSPENGSFRMQLESET, from the coding sequence GTGAAGACGTTCGTGTTGCTCGTTGAAGACAACCTGCTCGACCTGGAACTCGCCCAGATCGCGTTGAAAGCCAGCGACATCTGCTGCGAAGTTCAGGTGGCTCAGGATGGCGCAGAGGCGCTCGATGCGCTCCGGCAGCAGCGGGTCCGGCCTACCCTGGTGCTGCTCGACCTGAACATGCCCAGAGTTAATGGTCTGGAGGTGCTGCGCGCCATGCAGGAGGACGAGGACCTGCGCCAGATCCCGGTCGTGGTCTTCACCACGTCCGCCGAACCGGTAGACCTGGCCGCCTGCCTGGCCGCAGGGGCCTTAGAATACCTTGTCAAGCCAGTTGACCCGGACGACCTGATCGTGATCCTGAACCAATTACATCAGCGATGGTTGAGCCCTGCCGCGGGATTATCGCCCGAGAACGGCTCATTCAGGATGCAGCTGGAATCAGAAACCTGA
- a CDS encoding App1 family protein → MKHALLHALQAGKGGLDETFGPLVQHWRRAGPPDLRTYCGFGTPHAVTVKGRVLRQYDFQPGTPSDSAWLNFWRIILRLLSRELSGVPVVGYLKSTEARATTSREGYFELRFSLPEPLCAAWHTAQVTLPDHAEHGSVPVRVVGVADFGIISDLDDTVIRTRAHQLWQMLETVLFENSRTRLPFAGVGELYHALARGPDGRGDNPVFYVSSSPWNLYGLIWRFLNKREVPLGPLLLRDWNLQTLAGSHDTHKLEAIQQMMTTYPDLPFVLIGDSGQEDPEIYREAARRFPGRVRAIYIRNVTGGRRQTEVVKLRGELEAEGVDLKLVPDSLSAAQHAQATGLIAPGALPKVTAAVEEDRAAHGRY, encoded by the coding sequence ATGAAGCATGCACTTCTGCACGCCCTGCAAGCCGGTAAAGGAGGGCTGGACGAGACCTTCGGCCCCCTCGTGCAACATTGGCGACGGGCGGGACCTCCTGATCTGCGGACCTATTGCGGCTTTGGAACGCCCCATGCTGTCACGGTGAAAGGTCGCGTGCTGCGTCAGTACGATTTCCAACCTGGAACGCCATCCGATTCTGCCTGGCTCAACTTCTGGCGCATCATCCTGCGTCTCCTCAGTCGGGAGTTGAGCGGAGTACCAGTGGTTGGGTACCTGAAAAGCACGGAGGCGCGCGCCACAACGAGTCGGGAGGGGTACTTTGAACTGCGCTTCTCCCTGCCTGAACCGCTCTGTGCAGCCTGGCATACTGCTCAGGTCACTCTGCCTGACCACGCAGAACACGGCAGTGTCCCGGTGCGGGTGGTTGGCGTAGCCGATTTCGGAATCATTTCTGACCTGGACGACACGGTAATCCGGACCAGAGCACACCAGCTTTGGCAGATGCTGGAAACGGTACTGTTTGAAAACTCGCGTACCCGGCTGCCCTTCGCGGGCGTCGGTGAGCTGTACCATGCCCTGGCACGCGGACCGGACGGCCGGGGGGACAATCCGGTGTTCTACGTGTCCAGTAGCCCATGGAACTTGTACGGTCTTATCTGGCGGTTCCTGAACAAGCGTGAGGTGCCGCTTGGGCCACTCCTCTTACGCGACTGGAACCTGCAAACCCTCGCGGGGTCCCACGACACCCACAAGTTGGAAGCCATCCAGCAGATGATGACCACCTACCCTGACCTGCCTTTCGTTCTGATTGGCGACAGCGGCCAGGAGGACCCGGAAATTTACCGTGAGGCCGCACGACGCTTCCCAGGTCGCGTACGCGCGATTTACATCCGCAACGTGACTGGAGGTCGACGCCAAACGGAGGTCGTGAAGCTACGCGGGGAACTGGAGGCAGAAGGCGTGGATCTGAAGCTGGTCCCTGACAGTCTCTCTGCCGCGCAGCATGCGCAGGCCACTGGACTGATCGCGCCCGGTGCCCTGCCGAAGGTGACAGCTGCGGTCGAAGAGGATCGGGCAGCACATGGCCGTTACTGA
- a CDS encoding ion transporter, giving the protein MTVPPSEHEQQHQRWELLRRLDRLTNVPMTLLAFVWLALLIVDLTPFWQTVSNLIWGLSILDFLLALLVAPDRSRYLQANLLTAFSLLLPALRILRIFRAFRALRLLRATRSINLLRLLTSLNRGLKAVGGAVRHRGLGYVVLLTVILTLGGAAGMLAFERSETPGRPGLNTYPEALWWTAMLMTSLGSDYWPVSLEGRLLTFLLALYALAVFGYITAAIASLFIDQDRKQAPADEKEVVSL; this is encoded by the coding sequence GTGACCGTTCCCCCCTCGGAGCACGAGCAGCAGCATCAACGCTGGGAACTCCTGCGGCGCCTCGACCGCCTCACGAACGTTCCCATGACCCTGCTGGCCTTCGTCTGGCTCGCCCTACTGATCGTGGACCTCACCCCCTTCTGGCAGACCGTCAGCAACCTGATCTGGGGGCTGTCCATCCTGGACTTCCTCCTCGCCCTCCTCGTGGCTCCCGACCGGTCGCGCTACCTGCAGGCCAACCTGCTGACCGCCTTCTCGTTGCTCCTGCCTGCCCTGCGCATCCTGAGGATCTTCCGGGCCTTCCGCGCCCTGCGGCTTCTGCGCGCGACCCGCTCGATTAACCTGTTGCGGCTCCTGACGTCACTGAACCGGGGCCTCAAGGCCGTGGGCGGGGCGGTCCGGCACCGGGGCCTGGGCTACGTGGTCCTGCTGACCGTGATCCTGACGCTTGGCGGCGCCGCTGGCATGCTGGCCTTCGAGCGCTCGGAGACGCCCGGCAGGCCGGGGTTGAACACGTACCCGGAAGCGTTGTGGTGGACGGCGATGCTGATGACCTCACTGGGATCGGATTACTGGCCGGTGAGCCTGGAGGGGCGCCTGCTCACGTTCCTGCTGGCCCTGTACGCGCTGGCGGTGTTCGGGTACATCACGGCGGCCATCGCCAGTCTGTTCATTGACCAGGACAGGAAGCAGGCACCGGCAGACGAAAAAGAGGTGGTCAGCCTGTAG
- a CDS encoding metallophosphoesterase → MTQVAASWSPFRLGMTALALLFTRMVWGAYQFQVRELTTDLPGLTRPVRVVHLTDLHYGALVPSWQVWRWVRTASEADPDVVVITGDLVDEHQPGRDVAGLLRPLQALRPPLGVWAVWGNHDHLRFPGHLTSFETQLQAAGVQVLCNRGVLLRDDLYLAGVDSLLRGNPDVEGALQARPRAGACLLLSHHPNVLPSVPPDRVGLALCGHTHGGQVAVPGLAWLYRHTPCGSRFLKGWVTAPVQAYVSTGAGVSGVPFRWGAHAEVVVLDLRPG, encoded by the coding sequence ATGACCCAGGTGGCTGCGTCGTGGTCGCCGTTCCGGCTGGGCATGACCGCCCTGGCCCTCCTGTTCACGCGGATGGTCTGGGGCGCGTACCAATTTCAGGTTCGAGAACTGACCACTGACCTGCCCGGGCTCACCCGCCCCGTGCGTGTCGTTCACCTGACGGACCTGCATTACGGCGCGCTCGTCCCGTCCTGGCAGGTCTGGCGGTGGGTTCGTACAGCGAGTGAGGCGGATCCGGACGTAGTGGTGATCACGGGCGACCTGGTGGACGAGCACCAGCCAGGCCGAGATGTGGCGGGACTGCTGCGGCCCCTGCAGGCCCTGCGCCCACCCTTGGGCGTCTGGGCAGTCTGGGGCAACCATGACCACCTCCGCTTTCCCGGTCACCTGACGTCGTTCGAAACTCAACTTCAGGCCGCCGGCGTGCAGGTCCTGTGCAACCGCGGTGTTCTTCTGCGCGATGACCTGTACCTCGCGGGCGTGGACAGTCTCCTGAGGGGGAATCCTGACGTGGAAGGGGCCTTACAGGCGCGTCCCCGGGCGGGCGCGTGCCTGCTCCTGAGCCATCACCCGAACGTGTTGCCCAGTGTCCCACCGGACCGCGTGGGCCTGGCGTTGTGCGGCCATACCCACGGAGGTCAGGTCGCGGTTCCAGGGCTCGCGTGGCTATACCGGCACACGCCGTGCGGGTCCCGCTTCCTCAAAGGCTGGGTAACGGCACCGGTCCAGGCGTACGTGTCAACTGGTGCCGGAGTGAGTGGCGTTCCATTCCGCTGGGGTGCTCACGCGGAAGTCGTCGTGCTGGATCTGCGTCCAGGCTGA
- a CDS encoding DUF4097 family beta strand repeat-containing protein has translation MTYTRSAQLLAPLALTLGTALAAASYRSVHLTLTHGAGDLSITRHDNASPTLKAPNVRVQSGVALVSAGREVGDWALGLSPATPVSLKVRHNAGDIRLDLRGLNVPSLALTHTTGDVKLALGTAAMTGTVAIGQGDLMIKVPSSVGLRVQSRLGQGYVKFQGRALKEGSQVNDAAQTDNYATAHTRVILNVTVDTGSVTVQ, from the coding sequence ATGACCTACACCCGCTCTGCTCAGCTGCTCGCGCCACTGGCCCTGACCCTCGGCACCGCCCTCGCTGCCGCGTCCTACCGCTCGGTGCATCTCACCCTGACGCACGGCGCCGGAGACCTGTCCATCACCCGGCACGACAACGCTTCGCCCACCCTGAAGGCTCCGAACGTGCGCGTGCAGTCCGGGGTCGCGCTGGTCAGCGCTGGACGCGAGGTCGGCGACTGGGCCCTCGGCCTGAGTCCTGCCACACCGGTCAGCCTGAAGGTCCGGCACAACGCCGGCGACATCCGCCTGGACCTGCGGGGTCTGAATGTGCCTTCGCTGGCCCTGACGCACACCACGGGCGACGTGAAGCTGGCGCTGGGCACCGCCGCAATGACCGGCACGGTCGCCATCGGCCAAGGTGACCTGATGATCAAGGTGCCGTCCAGCGTCGGCCTGCGTGTTCAGTCCCGCCTTGGCCAGGGCTACGTGAAGTTCCAGGGCCGCGCCCTCAAGGAGGGTTCACAGGTCAACGATGCCGCCCAGACCGACAATTACGCCACGGCCCACACCCGGGTCATCCTGAACGTCACCGTGGATACCGGCTCGGTCACGGTTCAGTAA
- a CDS encoding universal stress protein, whose amino-acid sequence MNTRVLIALDTLDMTSTTLATARSFFPHAACHLLHVLPAVPQTVSSLGGPVVLVGTDQPSRNEAQQQLRALGDGELVDGGDPASEILRRAASDAFDLVVMGTSGRRGLSRMLLGSVAERVVRESARPVMTVRQAGHGPASRILVLTDFSSAAHQALSAAQQYFPDANAHLLHVVSPTALTAPLSLAPAGRAITAASLAARNREWVQEAREQLARLGGGEIVEGDPAEVALARARSGAYDLIALGTAGRDGFERLMFGSVAQQIVRESPIPVLTARSLDLAVQGA is encoded by the coding sequence ATGAACACGCGTGTCCTCATTGCGTTGGACACCCTCGACATGACGTCGACCACTTTGGCGACCGCACGCTCCTTCTTTCCTCACGCAGCGTGTCACCTGTTGCACGTCCTGCCTGCCGTCCCTCAAACAGTGTCATCTTTGGGCGGTCCTGTGGTCCTGGTAGGTACAGATCAACCGTCACGAAACGAAGCCCAGCAGCAGCTGCGCGCGCTTGGGGACGGTGAACTGGTAGACGGCGGTGACCCAGCCAGTGAGATTCTGCGTCGCGCGGCGAGTGATGCCTTCGACCTCGTGGTCATGGGCACCAGTGGCCGACGCGGTCTGTCCCGGATGCTGCTCGGTTCGGTCGCTGAGCGCGTGGTGCGGGAATCGGCGCGTCCGGTCATGACCGTCCGTCAGGCCGGGCATGGGCCAGCCAGCCGGATCCTGGTCCTGACCGACTTCTCGTCGGCTGCGCATCAGGCCCTGAGCGCGGCTCAGCAGTACTTTCCTGATGCGAACGCCCACCTGCTGCATGTCGTATCACCCACTGCCCTAACCGCGCCTCTCTCCCTTGCACCAGCGGGACGCGCCATCACGGCCGCGTCACTCGCCGCACGCAACCGCGAGTGGGTTCAGGAGGCACGCGAGCAGCTGGCCCGTCTGGGTGGGGGCGAGATCGTGGAAGGTGACCCCGCCGAGGTCGCTCTCGCACGCGCGCGCAGTGGCGCATACGACCTGATTGCGCTGGGTACGGCCGGGCGGGATGGCTTCGAGCGGCTGATGTTCGGCTCGGTGGCACAGCAGATCGTTCGCGAATCTCCTATTCCCGTGCTGACTGCCCGGTCACTGGACTTAGCTGTGCAAGGCGCCTGA
- a CDS encoding DUF421 domain-containing protein, with product MWLSVLQDLLTPQGGWSVEFLVRVILSVVLLYILVIFIARGFGARTFASFTSFDFLINVAAGSLVASSIMGRNLTEGALALLCLALLQWATSFLSARSQRFHDVVDNPPVVLIEYGQYREAVMRRARVSRQSLEQQLRSQGVSDVAQVRLAVLESGGSVSVVQGTESRHPGTFPRRAD from the coding sequence ATGTGGCTGTCGGTCTTGCAGGACCTTCTGACGCCGCAGGGCGGCTGGTCCGTGGAGTTCCTCGTACGCGTCATCCTCTCGGTGGTCCTGCTCTACATACTGGTGATTTTTATCGCGCGCGGCTTTGGCGCGCGCACATTCGCGTCCTTCACTTCCTTCGACTTCCTGATCAACGTCGCGGCGGGCTCACTGGTCGCCAGTTCGATCATGGGCCGGAACCTCACTGAGGGCGCACTCGCCCTGCTGTGCCTGGCGCTGCTGCAGTGGGCCACCTCCTTCCTGAGCGCCCGCTCCCAGCGTTTTCACGACGTGGTGGACAATCCCCCGGTGGTCCTGATCGAGTACGGCCAGTACCGTGAGGCGGTGATGCGCCGGGCACGCGTCTCCAGACAGTCCCTGGAACAGCAGCTGCGCAGCCAGGGGGTCAGTGATGTGGCGCAGGTGCGGTTGGCCGTCCTGGAGTCGGGTGGCAGTGTCTCTGTGGTTCAGGGAACCGAATCCAGACACCCCGGCACGTTTCCGCGTCGCGCGGATTGA
- a CDS encoding S1C family serine protease, with product MTASVPASAPAESAALEYEENTISVTDESQNGVVFITRRNQMPGTGMDSSEAGEDASGQDVTGTGSGFFVDDQGFILTNFHVVEGAQQVTVHLPDRKREFPARIVGVAPEYDLALLQTTDIPDDLYDPLELGDSDQVRVGAKAIAMGSPFGLEFSVTQGIVSAKNRVVPTGINGIPQNSIQTDAAINPGNSGGPLLNSAAEVIGINTMILSPGTAASGTGQNAGVGFAIPINTAKAILPRLKAGETVNVPRIGVTGIPVALLPGEVRQEFNLPDDGVLVQEVSPASPAAGAGLQGGLRRLELGEAALLMGGDVITRIAGQPVTTLQDIQTALVSQQGGGTVELMIQRDGETRELVLNLAARNVE from the coding sequence GTGACTGCCTCAGTCCCTGCTTCTGCACCCGCTGAATCAGCGGCTCTGGAGTACGAGGAGAACACCATCTCAGTCACAGACGAGAGCCAGAACGGGGTGGTGTTCATCACGCGTCGCAACCAGATGCCCGGGACCGGCATGGACTCCAGCGAAGCAGGCGAAGACGCCTCCGGCCAGGATGTCACGGGCACGGGTTCCGGGTTTTTTGTCGACGACCAGGGATTCATTCTGACGAACTTCCACGTGGTGGAAGGAGCCCAGCAAGTGACCGTGCATCTGCCTGACCGGAAGAGAGAATTCCCGGCCCGGATTGTCGGTGTGGCTCCCGAGTACGATCTGGCGCTCCTTCAGACCACAGACATCCCCGACGACCTGTACGACCCACTGGAGCTGGGCGACAGTGATCAGGTGCGAGTCGGGGCGAAAGCCATCGCGATGGGGTCTCCGTTCGGCCTGGAATTCTCCGTTACTCAGGGCATCGTTTCAGCCAAGAACCGGGTGGTTCCGACCGGCATCAACGGCATCCCGCAGAACAGCATCCAGACTGATGCGGCCATCAATCCCGGGAACTCAGGCGGCCCGCTCCTGAACAGTGCTGCTGAGGTGATCGGGATCAATACGATGATCCTTTCCCCAGGAACGGCGGCCTCCGGTACGGGTCAGAACGCCGGGGTTGGATTTGCCATCCCGATCAATACTGCTAAGGCGATCCTGCCACGCCTCAAGGCAGGAGAAACAGTCAACGTACCCCGGATTGGCGTCACGGGCATTCCAGTCGCGTTGCTGCCAGGCGAGGTGCGTCAGGAGTTCAACCTTCCGGATGATGGTGTGCTGGTGCAGGAGGTCTCCCCAGCAAGCCCTGCGGCGGGTGCCGGACTTCAAGGCGGCTTGCGGCGTCTTGAACTGGGGGAGGCAGCGCTCCTGATGGGCGGTGACGTCATCACGAGGATTGCCGGACAACCGGTCACGACCCTGCAGGACATCCAGACGGCACTTGTTTCCCAGCAGGGTGGAGGAACGGTCGAACTCATGATTCAGCGTGATGGCGAGACACGTGAACTCGTGTTGAACCTTGCTGCCAGGAACGTCGAATGA
- a CDS encoding macro domain-containing protein has product MPLELVQADISQETTCAVVTAANKELAGGGGVDGVIHRAAGPELLRAIRTLGGTPTGTAVITPSFDLARQGVQYVIHAVGPIWRGGQQGEAALLAGAYRESLRLAVEHGCDSVSFPAISTGVYGYPLPEAAAVTLETIRTFLASHPALRVRLVLHGAGTVNVFKRALSELERANTLES; this is encoded by the coding sequence ATGCCACTGGAACTCGTGCAGGCAGACATCAGTCAGGAGACCACCTGCGCCGTGGTCACGGCCGCAAACAAGGAACTGGCCGGGGGAGGTGGGGTTGACGGCGTCATCCACCGGGCGGCCGGACCGGAGCTGCTCCGGGCAATCCGAACACTGGGGGGTACCCCGACGGGCACTGCAGTGATCACCCCGTCGTTTGACCTGGCCCGTCAGGGCGTGCAGTACGTGATTCATGCGGTCGGTCCCATCTGGCGGGGTGGCCAGCAGGGAGAGGCCGCCCTGCTGGCTGGAGCGTACCGCGAGAGCCTTCGACTGGCTGTCGAACACGGGTGCGATTCCGTGTCGTTTCCCGCGATCAGTACGGGCGTGTACGGGTACCCGCTGCCGGAAGCAGCGGCGGTAACGCTGGAGACCATCCGGACGTTCCTGGCGTCTCACCCTGCCCTGAGGGTGCGTCTGGTGTTGCATGGGGCAGGAACGGTGAACGTTTTCAAGCGTGCGTTGAGTGAGCTGGAGCGGGCTAACACGCTGGAGTCGTGA
- a CDS encoding VLRF1 family aeRF1-type release factor — MAVVHVNPADPDNHGDALTTRVRSALNDLGVPPTLGQRLLTDLARAREASGKSAVYVLGEDLDERYDVQLDLPERYHFGHPLPSMLLSATQAHPPLGVLAVDRDWARMFVLKQGELIELRREAHAALDDVDRDDLTASTHAVPGAPGAARAWDGGGFAPQGTGPRSDSGKEFFQRHLDALQQRFYNDTAQQLSKLLKDQGVNLLALVGPVARVAEFRAELPDVTSFEVIGETNVEVGTGDAPDQMLLDRLMPLLAEHHQWAQTRLMEQVQEQGVMEMERVLEMVQEGRIHLLVIPEDGAQLHLYRSHNPEVPYFTSRKNVHESPLDGSLMERVTLEELVPQWQSLYGLEVQRVYGEHAEKLVSEYGGLAGLTRY, encoded by the coding sequence ATGGCGGTGGTGCACGTCAATCCTGCTGATCCGGACAATCATGGGGACGCTCTCACCACCCGGGTCCGAAGCGCTCTGAATGACCTGGGCGTTCCACCGACCCTGGGTCAGCGCCTGCTGACCGATCTCGCCCGGGCCCGTGAAGCCAGTGGCAAGAGTGCCGTGTACGTGCTGGGTGAAGATCTCGACGAGCGTTACGACGTTCAGCTGGACCTGCCCGAGCGTTACCACTTCGGTCACCCTCTACCCAGCATGCTGCTCTCCGCCACACAGGCCCACCCGCCCCTCGGGGTGCTGGCGGTGGACCGGGACTGGGCCCGCATGTTCGTGCTGAAGCAGGGTGAATTGATCGAACTGCGCCGCGAAGCCCACGCTGCTCTGGACGATGTGGACCGCGATGACCTGACCGCGTCCACGCACGCTGTTCCGGGAGCACCGGGCGCGGCTCGTGCCTGGGACGGCGGAGGCTTTGCGCCGCAGGGCACCGGCCCGCGCAGTGACAGCGGCAAGGAGTTCTTCCAGCGGCACCTGGACGCCCTCCAGCAGCGCTTTTACAACGATACGGCGCAGCAGCTCTCGAAGCTGCTCAAAGACCAGGGCGTCAACCTTCTCGCGCTGGTCGGGCCGGTGGCGCGGGTCGCGGAGTTCAGGGCTGAACTTCCTGATGTTACTTCCTTCGAGGTGATCGGGGAGACGAACGTGGAGGTGGGGACCGGCGACGCTCCGGACCAGATGCTGCTCGACCGGCTCATGCCCCTGCTGGCTGAGCACCACCAGTGGGCCCAGACCCGGCTGATGGAGCAGGTGCAGGAGCAGGGCGTGATGGAGATGGAACGGGTGCTCGAGATGGTGCAGGAGGGCCGGATCCACCTGCTCGTCATTCCCGAGGACGGCGCGCAACTGCACCTGTACCGCAGCCACAATCCAGAGGTGCCTTACTTTACCAGCCGGAAGAATGTCCACGAGAGCCCGCTGGACGGCAGTCTGATGGAACGCGTGACCCTGGAGGAACTGGTGCCACAGTGGCAGTCCCTGTACGGGTTGGAGGTTCAGCGGGTGTACGGCGAACACGCAGAGAAACTGGTCAGTGAGTACGGTGGCCTTGCCGGATTGACGCGCTACTAA